One genomic window of Hymenobacter sp. J193 includes the following:
- a CDS encoding NADH-quinone oxidoreductase subunit N, producing the protein MNSIIVLSVLGLANLFLGFLRSNRLLLPVAMLILLVALGVNYLDWNAGPLSFFSGMLVVDNFSVAFTGIVVVTALLLLPFSQKYVRDGEPNLAEYYSLLLFSLVGAIMLVSYNHLLMLFLGIEILSVAMYVLAGSDKRNLRSNEAALKYFLMGSFFTGVLLFGVALVYGATGTFELSQISAAVQNPAPGFESLTPMLYIGMLIMLVGIGFKVSAAPFHFWTPDVYEGTPTFFAAFMSTVVKTAGFAAFLKLLVQAFPAANAQGVWLPTLTAMCVLTLLIGNVGAVAQTSVKRMLAYSSISHAGYLLIALVAFNGQLYGASANGIMFYSLAYSVATVSAFGVLKLVADARMREDYDGLNGLAKTNPLLAFALTVSMLSLAGIPLTGGFFGKFFIFAAAVENGYIGLVVFAVVMSMVSIYYYLRPIIAMYMRPTEDETTAAPVPVGPFQSATLLLLALLTVVLGVLPGLVAGML; encoded by the coding sequence CAACCGGTTGCTGCTGCCCGTGGCGATGCTCATTCTGCTGGTGGCCCTTGGGGTAAACTACCTCGACTGGAACGCCGGCCCGCTGTCGTTCTTCAGCGGAATGCTGGTGGTCGATAACTTCTCGGTGGCCTTCACGGGCATTGTGGTAGTTACGGCGCTGCTGCTGCTGCCCTTTTCGCAGAAGTACGTGCGCGACGGTGAGCCGAACCTGGCGGAGTACTACTCCCTGCTGCTGTTTTCGCTGGTGGGCGCCATCATGCTGGTGAGCTACAACCACCTGCTGATGCTGTTCCTGGGCATCGAAATCCTGAGCGTGGCCATGTACGTGCTGGCCGGTTCCGACAAGCGCAACCTGCGCTCCAACGAGGCCGCCCTGAAGTACTTTCTGATGGGTTCCTTCTTCACCGGGGTGCTGCTTTTTGGCGTGGCGCTGGTGTACGGGGCTACGGGCACCTTCGAGCTAAGCCAGATCAGCGCGGCGGTGCAGAACCCGGCCCCCGGCTTCGAGTCGCTCACCCCCATGCTCTACATCGGCATGCTGATTATGCTGGTGGGTATTGGCTTTAAAGTATCGGCGGCGCCTTTCCACTTCTGGACGCCCGACGTGTACGAGGGCACGCCCACGTTCTTCGCCGCCTTTATGAGCACGGTGGTGAAAACCGCCGGCTTCGCCGCCTTCCTTAAGCTGCTCGTGCAGGCTTTCCCCGCCGCCAATGCCCAGGGTGTCTGGCTGCCCACCCTCACCGCCATGTGCGTACTCACCCTGCTCATCGGCAACGTGGGCGCCGTGGCCCAAACCAGCGTGAAGCGGATGCTGGCGTACTCCAGCATTTCGCACGCTGGCTACCTGCTCATTGCGCTGGTAGCTTTCAACGGGCAGCTGTACGGAGCCTCGGCCAACGGCATTATGTTCTACTCCCTGGCTTATTCGGTGGCCACGGTATCGGCCTTTGGGGTACTCAAGCTGGTAGCCGATGCCCGCATGCGCGAGGACTACGACGGGCTGAACGGCCTGGCCAAGACCAACCCGCTGCTGGCCTTCGCCCTCACGGTTTCCATGCTGAGCCTGGCTGGTATTCCGCTCACGGGTGGCTTCTTCGGTAAGTTCTTCATCTTCGCGGCGGCCGTGGAGAATGGCTACATCGGGCTGGTGGTGTTTGCCGTGGTGATGTCGATGGTGAGCATCTACTACTACCTGCGCCCCATCATTGCCATGTACATGCGCCCGACTGAGGACGAAACCACGGCCGCCCCGGTGCCGGTAGGCCCGTTTCAGTCGGCCACGCTCCTGCTGCTGGCGTTGCTCACGGTGGTGCTGGGTGTGCTGCCCGGCTTAGTGGCCGGTATGCTCTAG